One window of the Cryptomeria japonica chromosome 7, Sugi_1.0, whole genome shotgun sequence genome contains the following:
- the LOC131071187 gene encoding S-adenosylmethionine synthase 2, which translates to METFLFTSESVNEGHPDKLCDQISDAVLDACLEQDPDSKVACETCTKTNMVMVFGKITTKANVDYEQVVRKTCREIGFISDEVGLDADKCRVLVNIEQQSPDIAQGVHGHLTKRPEEIGAGDQGHMFGYATDETPELMPLTHVLATKLGAKLTEVRKNGTCSWLRPDGKTQVTIEYKNEKGAMVPLRVHTVLISTQHDETVTNDQIAADLKEYVIKPMIPAKYMDENTIFHLNPSGRFVIGGPHGDAGLTGRKIIIDTYGGWGAHGGGAFSGKDPTKVDRSGAYVVRQATKSVVAAGLARRCIVQVSYAIGVPEPLSVFVDSYGTSKILDKEILNIIKNSFDFRPGMISINLDLKRGGNGRFQRTVAYGHFGRDDPDFTWEIVMPLKISS; encoded by the coding sequence ATGGAGACATTTCTATTCACATCGGAGTCTGTGAACGAGGGGCACCCAGACAAGCTATGTGATCAAATCTCTGATGCAGTTCTAGATGCCTGTCTCGAGCAGGATCCCGACAGCAAGGTCGCCTGCGAGACCTGCACCAAGACCAACATGGTCATGGTATTCGGCAAAATCACCACCAAAGCTAATGTCGATTATGAGCAGGTTGTTCGAAAGACCTGCAGAGAAATTGGGTTCATCTCTGATGAAGTGGGTCTGGATGCAGACAAGTGCAGAGTGCTTGTCAACATTGAACAGCAGAGCCCTGACATTGCCCAGGGTGTTCATGGCCATCTGACCAAGCGCCCTGAAGAGATTGGAGCAGGGGATCAGGGTCACATGTTCGGGTATGCCACGGATGAAACCCCTGAGCTCATGCCCCTTACCCATGTCTTGGCCACCAAGTTGGGCGCCAAGCTTACAGAGGTCAGAAAGAATGGCACTTGTTCATGGCTGAGACCTGATGGGAAAACCCAGGTCACAATTGAGTACAAAAATGAAAAGGGCGCCATGGTTCCCCTGCGAGTCCACACTGTTCTCATCTCTACCCAGCATGATGAGACGGTTACTAACGACCAGATTGCTGCAGATCTGAAGGAGTATGTGATCAAGCCTATGATCCCTGCAAAATACATGGATGAGAACACCATATTCCATTTGAATCCATCTGGGCGTTTTGTGATTGGAGGGCCCCATGGAGATGCAGGGCTGACTGGAAGGAAAATCATCATTGACACATATGGGGGATGGGGAGCTCATGGAGGAGGAGCATTCTCTGGCAAAGATCCCACCAAGGTGGACCGCAGTGGAGCTTACGTTGTTAGGCAGGCTACGAAGAGTGTTGTTGCAGCTGGGCTTGCCAGGAGGTGTATTGTGCAGGTTTCATATGCCATTGGTGTGCCTGAGCCTCTCTCTGTGTTTGTGGACTCCTATGGTACTAGTAAAATTCTTGATAAGGAAATCCTCAATATCATCAAGAACAGTTTTGATTTTAGGCCTGGTATGATCTCAATCAATCTGGATTTGAAGAGGGGTGGAAATGGAAGGTTCCAAAGGACTGTTGCTTATGGTCACTTTGGCAGGGATGACCCTGACTTCACTTGGGAAATTGTTATGCCTCTGAAGATTTCATCTTAG